In a single window of the Tepidamorphus gemmatus genome:
- a CDS encoding DNA recombination protein RmuC, giving the protein MDQPLLAIGDRLVTLGEALLAGVGLVLLLLLAMLIVLLRPRRPSQEELLRRRDDEQRLADMARAQAEISRAQAELTGRMQTMAEVFGTRHADLARALTERLDGFGHRLGQSLEVQARATYDSLSKLNERLAVIDSAQKTITDLSRDVVGLHQILANKQTRGAFGQGRMEAIVQDGLPPGSYTFQATLSNGRRPDCVVRLPNAEAVLVIDAKFPLEAFGSYRDAQGTDERKAAAQRLRSDVLKHVSDIRERYFITGETQDLAIMFVPSESIYADLHEHFEDVVQKAHRERIIIVGPSMLMLSIQVMQSILRDARLREQAHLIHREVGLLSEDMRRLQERVVKLQQHFGQAGRDIEQILISTDKIIKRGAKIEELEFEDGTTDGSERGTGPRLLAGG; this is encoded by the coding sequence ATGGATCAACCCCTGCTCGCAATCGGCGACCGTCTCGTCACGCTCGGCGAAGCGCTGCTTGCCGGCGTCGGGCTCGTGCTACTCCTGTTGCTGGCGATGCTGATCGTCCTGCTCAGGCCGCGCCGGCCGAGCCAGGAGGAGCTCCTGCGGCGCCGCGACGACGAGCAGCGGCTTGCCGACATGGCGCGCGCCCAGGCCGAGATAAGCCGCGCCCAGGCCGAACTCACCGGCCGCATGCAGACCATGGCCGAGGTGTTCGGCACACGCCACGCCGATCTTGCCCGCGCGCTCACCGAGCGACTCGACGGGTTCGGCCACCGGCTCGGCCAATCGCTCGAGGTGCAGGCGCGCGCCACCTACGACAGCCTGTCGAAGCTGAACGAACGGCTGGCGGTGATCGATTCCGCCCAGAAGACGATCACCGACCTGTCACGCGATGTGGTCGGCCTGCACCAGATCCTCGCCAACAAGCAGACACGCGGTGCCTTCGGTCAGGGGCGGATGGAGGCAATCGTCCAGGACGGGCTCCCTCCCGGCAGCTACACCTTCCAGGCGACGCTGTCGAACGGCCGGCGGCCGGACTGCGTGGTCCGCCTGCCGAATGCCGAGGCGGTCCTGGTCATCGACGCGAAGTTCCCGCTCGAGGCCTTCGGCAGCTATCGCGATGCGCAGGGGACCGACGAGCGCAAGGCGGCCGCCCAGCGGCTGCGCAGCGACGTGCTCAAGCACGTCTCCGATATCCGCGAGCGCTATTTCATCACCGGCGAGACCCAGGATCTCGCCATCATGTTCGTCCCCTCTGAATCCATCTATGCCGACCTGCACGAGCATTTCGAGGACGTCGTGCAGAAGGCGCACCGGGAGCGCATCATCATCGTCGGACCGTCGATGCTGATGCTGTCGATCCAGGTGATGCAATCGATCCTCCGGGACGCGCGCCTGCGCGAACAGGCGCACCTGATCCATCGCGAGGTCGGCCTGCTGTCGGAGGACATGCGCCGGCTGCAGGAGCGCGTGGTGAAGTTGCAGCAGCATTTCGGCCAGGCCGGCCGCGACATCGAGCAGATCCTCATCTCCACCGACAAGATCATCAAGCGCGGCGCGAAGATCGAGGAGCTCGAGTTCGAGGACGGCACGACCGACGGTTCCGAAAGAGGCACCGGCCCGCGTCTGCTCGCAGGGGGATAG
- a CDS encoding methyltransferase family protein translates to MISEHITARLSGSWLQDVQRRRKWVLRALAVAAVVGFLFTDSMWRPGGFTHEAIEYFGIGLLLVCVLGRAWCTLYIGGRKKAELVQVGPYSVSRNPLYVFSIIGAAGVGAAAGSVISTLLLAVACYAVFAVVVSREEQFLSERFGRAYAEYCARVPRFWPRLSEWRDVATVEASPRLVLASVRDGALFFLAIPFVEAIEHLHMNGILPVQLLLP, encoded by the coding sequence ATGATCAGCGAGCACATCACGGCCCGCCTGTCGGGCTCCTGGCTGCAGGATGTCCAGCGGCGCCGCAAATGGGTGCTGCGCGCCCTGGCCGTGGCGGCGGTTGTCGGCTTCCTGTTCACGGATTCGATGTGGCGCCCCGGCGGTTTCACCCACGAAGCCATCGAGTATTTCGGCATCGGCCTGCTGCTCGTCTGCGTGCTCGGCCGTGCTTGGTGCACGCTTTACATCGGCGGCCGCAAGAAGGCTGAGCTCGTTCAGGTCGGGCCTTATTCGGTATCGCGCAACCCGCTCTACGTCTTCTCGATCATCGGTGCCGCCGGCGTCGGGGCCGCGGCCGGCAGCGTCATCTCCACGCTGCTGCTGGCGGTGGCTTGCTATGCGGTGTTCGCCGTGGTCGTCAGCCGCGAGGAGCAGTTCCTGAGCGAGCGGTTCGGGCGGGCCTATGCCGAGTACTGCGCCCGCGTTCCGCGCTTCTGGCCGCGTCTGTCGGAATGGAGGGATGTCGCGACCGTCGAGGCGAGCCCGCGCCTGGTGCTTGCTTCCGTCCGCGACGGCGCACTGTTCTTCCTGGCAATCCCGTTCGTCGAGGCGATCGAGCACCTCCATATGAACGGTATCCTGCCGGTCCAACTGCTGCTGCCCTGA
- the queG gene encoding tRNA epoxyqueuosine(34) reductase QueG yields the protein MSISTSEHRGYAAQRLKSALIDAALAAGFDIVRVTAPDAAPMAGPRLRAFLDAGQHGDMDWMAATADRRSEPRALWPEVRSVVMLGMNYGPQADPLEGLAQRDRGLISVYARGDDYHDVIKGRLKTVAGAFAARAGAEVKVFVDTAPVMEKPLAEAAGIGWQGKHTNLVSRRFGSWLFLGAIFTTAELPRDGSERDHCGSCRACLDICPTDAFPAPYRLDARRCISYLTIELKGPIPHPLRPAIGNRIYGCDDCLAVCPWNKFAQAGREARLAARAELDLPSLAELAKLDDAAFRSLFRKSPVKRIGRDRFVRNVMIAIGNSGDPALTACLIERLDDAAALVRGAAVWALSRLAETGQFAALAARHGAAEGDPDVRAEWRRGLTAGAESRSKCAS from the coding sequence ATGTCGATCTCGACTTCTGAGCATCGCGGCTACGCCGCGCAACGCCTCAAGTCAGCGCTGATCGATGCCGCGCTTGCGGCCGGGTTCGACATTGTCAGGGTCACCGCACCCGATGCCGCGCCGATGGCCGGCCCGCGCCTGCGCGCCTTCCTGGACGCCGGACAGCACGGCGATATGGACTGGATGGCCGCGACCGCCGACCGACGCAGCGAGCCGCGGGCACTGTGGCCCGAGGTCCGTTCGGTGGTCATGCTGGGCATGAACTACGGACCTCAGGCCGATCCGCTCGAGGGCCTCGCCCAGCGCGACCGCGGCCTGATCTCCGTCTATGCGCGCGGCGACGACTATCACGATGTCATCAAGGGGCGGCTGAAAACGGTCGCCGGCGCCTTCGCGGCGCGGGCGGGCGCCGAGGTCAAGGTGTTCGTCGACACCGCGCCGGTGATGGAAAAGCCGCTGGCCGAGGCCGCCGGCATCGGCTGGCAGGGCAAGCACACCAATCTCGTTTCGCGACGGTTCGGCTCCTGGCTGTTCCTTGGCGCGATCTTCACCACGGCCGAGCTGCCACGCGATGGATCGGAGCGGGACCACTGCGGGTCGTGCCGGGCGTGCCTCGACATCTGCCCGACGGATGCCTTTCCCGCCCCCTATCGTCTCGATGCGCGCCGCTGCATCTCCTACCTCACCATCGAGCTCAAGGGTCCGATCCCGCACCCGCTCCGGCCCGCCATCGGCAACCGGATCTATGGCTGCGACGATTGCCTGGCGGTGTGTCCCTGGAACAAGTTCGCGCAGGCGGGCCGCGAGGCGCGGCTGGCCGCCCGGGCAGAGCTAGACCTGCCGTCGCTCGCCGAGCTCGCCAAGCTCGATGATGCCGCCTTCCGCAGCCTGTTCCGCAAGTCGCCGGTCAAGCGCATCGGCCGCGATCGCTTTGTCCGCAACGTCATGATCGCGATCGGCAACAGCGGCGATCCGGCGCTGACCGCATGTCTGATCGAGCGTCTCGACGACGCGGCGGCACTGGTGCGCGGGGCAGCCGTCTGGGCGCTGTCGAGGCTCGCGGAAACCGGGCAGTTCGCGGCGCTTGCGGCGCGCCATGGCGCTGCGGAAGGCGATCCCGATGTCCGCGCGGAATGGCGTCGCGGCTTGACCGCCGGCGCGGAATCCCGCTCCAAATGTGCCTCATGA
- a CDS encoding undecaprenyl-diphosphate phosphatase — MTADQLVVLAVIQGLTEFLPVSSSGHLNLVHLLMNYPDQGVAIDVAIHLGSLVAVVTYFWRDMLFLLGGVRDVVLLRRSEPARLLLLLALASVPLVVFGFIMVKTGLVESVRSLEVIAWTTVIFALVLWACDRLGGTGRAFAETRISDAVWVGLAQCISLIPGVSRSGITMSASRALGYERTEAARFSLLLSIPAILAVGAGTALELDGGAAQLVSSDALLAAGLSAVAAFVSIWFMVALLKRTTMLPFVVYRLGLGIVLLWFAYA, encoded by the coding sequence ATGACAGCCGATCAACTGGTCGTTCTCGCCGTTATCCAGGGCCTGACCGAATTCCTGCCGGTGAGTTCGTCCGGACATCTCAACCTGGTGCACCTGTTGATGAACTACCCGGATCAAGGGGTGGCGATAGATGTCGCGATACATCTGGGCAGCCTCGTGGCGGTTGTCACCTACTTCTGGCGGGACATGCTGTTCCTTCTCGGCGGCGTCCGCGACGTGGTGCTGCTGCGACGCTCGGAACCGGCGCGGCTGTTGCTGCTGCTCGCGCTCGCCTCGGTGCCTCTGGTCGTGTTCGGCTTCATCATGGTGAAGACGGGGCTGGTCGAGTCGGTCCGCTCGCTCGAGGTGATTGCCTGGACGACCGTCATATTCGCGCTGGTGCTGTGGGCCTGCGACCGGCTCGGCGGTACCGGTCGCGCCTTCGCCGAGACGCGCATATCCGATGCGGTCTGGGTCGGGCTGGCACAGTGCATCTCGCTGATCCCCGGCGTCAGCCGCTCCGGGATCACCATGTCGGCCTCGCGCGCGCTCGGCTACGAACGGACCGAAGCCGCCCGGTTCTCGCTGCTCCTGTCGATCCCCGCAATCCTGGCGGTCGGCGCCGGCACGGCGCTGGAGCTGGACGGAGGCGCAGCGCAGCTGGTCTCGTCCGACGCGCTGTTGGCCGCGGGCCTGTCGGCGGTGGCGGCGTTCGTGTCGATCTGGTTCATGGTTGCGCTGCTGAAGCGCACGACGATGCTGCCCTTCGTTGTCTACAGGCTGGGACTCGGCATCGTCCTGCTGTGGTTTGCCTACGCCTGA
- a CDS encoding AmpG family muropeptide MFS transporter: protein MTGDGTTILPDTPDARRPPLGRRLVAGLRVFLEPRVLVILFLGFTSGLPLALSGSTLAIRMTDVGVDLGTIGLFSLAGLPYTIKFLWAPLVDAIRIPVLSRLLGRRRGWLVFSQMLLIGAIVHLGMLDPLADPWLVALGAVMVAVASATQDIVIDAFRVESLRTEEQAAGMAWFVSAYRVGMLVSTAGCVGLVAWLELSGLDTARGWSWAYVAMAGLVLVGIAASLAGREPAEPEAAALTADPLARLGRTAVDAFAEFLMRRNALAVLLFVVLFKFCDALAGVMTGPFVISIGFDKAAYAGIVKGVGLAAALAGGFAGGVLARAVPIVGALWIAGLLQMASNLAFSWQAIVGVDHAALAATIAVENFTGGVGTVIFVAYISSLCRDARHTATQFALLTALAAVGRTILSSSAGYAAEAVGWVAFFAATALAAIPGLALLWWLERRGHFVGPPPAAAATA from the coding sequence ATGACGGGCGACGGCACCACCATTCTCCCCGACACACCCGACGCGAGGCGGCCGCCGCTCGGTCGCAGGCTCGTGGCTGGACTGAGGGTGTTCCTCGAGCCGCGTGTCCTCGTCATCCTGTTCCTGGGGTTCACCTCCGGCCTGCCGCTGGCGCTGTCGGGCTCGACACTGGCGATCCGGATGACCGATGTCGGCGTCGACCTGGGCACCATCGGCCTGTTCTCGCTGGCTGGCCTGCCCTACACGATCAAGTTCCTGTGGGCGCCGCTGGTCGACGCGATCCGCATTCCTGTCCTGTCGCGGCTGCTCGGTCGGCGGCGGGGCTGGCTGGTCTTCTCGCAGATGCTGCTGATCGGCGCGATCGTGCATCTCGGCATGCTCGATCCGCTCGCCGATCCCTGGCTGGTGGCACTTGGCGCGGTCATGGTGGCGGTGGCCTCCGCCACCCAGGACATCGTCATCGACGCCTTCCGGGTCGAGAGCCTGAGGACGGAGGAACAGGCCGCCGGCATGGCCTGGTTCGTCTCCGCCTACAGGGTCGGGATGCTGGTTTCGACCGCCGGCTGCGTCGGTCTCGTCGCCTGGCTCGAACTGTCGGGACTCGATACGGCCCGCGGCTGGTCCTGGGCCTATGTGGCGATGGCCGGTCTCGTCCTGGTCGGCATCGCAGCCTCCCTTGCCGGTCGCGAGCCCGCCGAACCCGAAGCCGCGGCGCTCACTGCGGATCCGCTCGCCCGGCTGGGGCGCACTGCCGTCGATGCCTTTGCCGAATTCCTGATGCGCAGGAACGCGCTGGCGGTACTGCTCTTCGTCGTGTTGTTCAAGTTCTGCGATGCGCTGGCCGGTGTCATGACCGGCCCCTTCGTCATCTCGATCGGCTTCGACAAGGCGGCCTACGCCGGCATCGTCAAGGGCGTCGGTCTGGCCGCCGCGCTCGCCGGCGGCTTTGCCGGCGGGGTTCTGGCTCGGGCGGTGCCGATCGTCGGGGCGCTATGGATCGCCGGCCTCCTGCAGATGGCCTCGAACCTCGCCTTCTCCTGGCAGGCGATCGTCGGCGTGGACCACGCCGCTCTCGCCGCGACCATCGCGGTGGAGAACTTCACCGGAGGCGTCGGGACGGTGATCTTCGTCGCCTACATCTCGAGCCTGTGCCGCGATGCCCGCCACACGGCGACCCAGTTCGCGCTGCTGACGGCGCTTGCCGCCGTCGGGCGCACGATTTTGTCGTCGTCGGCCGGATACGCAGCCGAGGCGGTCGGTTGGGTGGCATTCTTCGCTGCCACGGCACTGGCTGCGATCCCCGGCCTTGCACTGCTGTGGTGGCTGGAGCGGCGCGGCCATTTCGTCGGCCCGCCGCCCGCCGCTGCTGCGACCGCATAG
- a CDS encoding glycosyltransferase family 4 protein has protein sequence MDSRAKPLPDMHGITVLQLVPSLEAGGAERTAVDIAAALVAAGGRALVATTGGRLVGELREAGAEWLQFPAATKNPGRIVWNAERIRRLIAAEGVDIVHARSRAPAWSGLMAARRAGVPFLTTYHGAYKPGGPLKTWYNSVMVRGDAVIANSRFTARRIEQQYPRAEGRIEVIYRGTDLDRFDPAAIDPARIAALRSAWGIAPGRRIVLLPARLTGWKGQEVLIDAAALLADRGVADVDYVLAGDAQGRTAYLAGLEARIAARGLVGRVHVVGHCSDMPAANMAADVVVVPSTEPEAFGRTAVEAQAAGRPVVVSDIGATPETVLAPPDCAPGQRTGWRVRPGDAVALAAAVEEALALGPEARAALGARARAHARGFGLEAMTGATLALYRRLLRRANAA, from the coding sequence ATGGACAGTCGCGCGAAACCCCTTCCCGACATGCACGGCATCACGGTGCTGCAACTGGTCCCGTCGCTGGAGGCGGGCGGCGCCGAACGCACCGCGGTCGACATCGCCGCGGCGCTTGTTGCGGCCGGCGGCCGGGCGCTTGTCGCCACCACCGGCGGCCGCCTGGTGGGCGAGCTGCGCGAGGCTGGAGCCGAATGGTTGCAGTTCCCGGCTGCGACCAAGAACCCGGGTCGCATCGTCTGGAATGCCGAGCGCATCCGGCGGCTGATCGCAGCGGAGGGCGTCGACATCGTTCATGCCCGCAGCCGCGCGCCGGCCTGGAGCGGGCTGATGGCGGCGCGCCGGGCCGGCGTGCCGTTCCTCACCACCTATCACGGCGCCTACAAGCCGGGCGGACCTCTGAAGACCTGGTACAATTCCGTCATGGTGCGCGGTGACGCGGTGATCGCCAACTCCCGTTTCACCGCCCGGCGGATCGAGCAGCAGTATCCGCGCGCTGAGGGCCGCATCGAGGTGATCTATCGCGGCACCGATCTGGACCGGTTCGATCCGGCCGCGATCGACCCCGCGCGAATCGCCGCGCTGCGCTCTGCCTGGGGCATCGCGCCTGGGCGGCGGATCGTTCTGCTGCCGGCCCGGCTCACCGGCTGGAAGGGCCAGGAGGTGCTGATCGACGCGGCGGCCCTTCTGGCGGACCGCGGTGTCGCCGACGTCGATTACGTGCTTGCCGGCGACGCGCAGGGGCGCACCGCCTATCTCGCCGGCCTCGAGGCGCGAATCGCCGCGCGCGGGCTTGTCGGCCGGGTGCATGTCGTTGGACACTGCAGCGACATGCCCGCCGCCAACATGGCCGCCGATGTCGTCGTGGTCCCCTCCACCGAACCGGAGGCCTTCGGACGCACGGCGGTCGAGGCGCAGGCGGCAGGGCGTCCGGTGGTGGTCAGCGACATCGGGGCGACTCCCGAGACCGTGCTGGCACCCCCGGACTGTGCCCCCGGCCAGCGCACCGGATGGCGCGTCCGGCCGGGCGATGCGGTGGCCCTGGCGGCAGCGGTCGAGGAAGCGCTGGCGCTCGGGCCGGAGGCGCGTGCGGCGCTCGGTGCCCGCGCGCGCGCCCACGCCCGCGGTTTCGGACTGGAGGCCATGACCGGCGCGACGCTTGCCCTGTATCGCCGACTGCTGCGACGCGCGAACGCGGCTTGA
- the infC gene encoding translation initiation factor IF-3, translating to MKSQQVQKDGPRVNREIDSPQVQLILETGDNRGIVSLAEALAMAEAAGLDLVEIAPNSTPPVVKILDFGKYKYQAQKKAAEARKKQKTIEIKEIKMRPNIDTHDYDVKMRAIRRFFEEGDKVKVTLRFRGREMAHQDLGMKLLDRVRGELDEVAKVEAEPKLEGRQMIMVLAPR from the coding sequence ATGAAATCGCAGCAGGTCCAGAAGGATGGACCGCGCGTCAATCGGGAGATCGATTCCCCCCAAGTCCAACTCATCCTGGAGACCGGAGACAACCGCGGCATCGTAAGCCTCGCCGAGGCCCTCGCCATGGCGGAGGCGGCCGGGCTCGATCTTGTCGAGATCGCGCCGAATTCGACGCCGCCGGTGGTGAAGATCCTGGACTTCGGAAAGTACAAGTACCAGGCGCAGAAGAAGGCCGCCGAGGCCCGCAAGAAGCAGAAGACCATCGAGATCAAGGAGATCAAGATGCGTCCGAACATCGACACGCATGACTATGACGTGAAGATGCGGGCGATCAGGCGCTTCTTCGAGGAAGGCGACAAGGTCAAGGTGACCCTGCGCTTCCGTGGCCGCGAGATGGCCCATCAGGATCTCGGCATGAAACTGCTCGATCGGGTCAGGGGCGAGCTCGACGAGGTCGCCAAGGTCGAGGCCGAGCCCAAGCTCGAGGGCCGACAGATGATCATGGTGCTGGCGCCGCGGTGA
- a CDS encoding complex I NDUFA9 subunit family protein has translation MAKDYVKGDIVTVFGGSGFVGRYVVRALARRGFRIRAAVRRPDLAGHLQPLGGVGQIHAVQANIRNRKSIERALSGAAAVVNLVGILHETGRQRFDTVQAAGAGAVAEAAAAAGITRMVQMSAIGADADSPSHYARSKAIGERLVLAAIPQAVVLRPSIVFGPEDDFFNRFAALARLSPVLPLIGGGHTRFQPVYVGDVAEAAARALEGEAQPGATYELGGPEIRTFREIMEYILAEIGRKRLLIPVPFGLARLKAQVLQLLPKPLLTVDQVRLLEHDNIVSQAAIADGRTLAGLGIAPTAMETVVPTYLGRYRRSGQFTQPGTRMV, from the coding sequence ATGGCGAAGGACTATGTGAAGGGCGACATCGTCACCGTCTTCGGCGGCTCCGGTTTCGTCGGCCGCTATGTGGTGCGGGCGCTGGCCCGGCGCGGCTTCAGGATTCGCGCGGCGGTTCGGCGCCCCGATCTTGCCGGCCATCTGCAGCCGCTCGGCGGCGTCGGCCAGATCCACGCCGTTCAGGCCAACATCCGCAACCGCAAGTCGATCGAGCGCGCCCTGTCCGGCGCCGCGGCGGTCGTGAACCTGGTCGGCATTCTCCACGAGACCGGCCGCCAGCGGTTCGACACTGTTCAGGCAGCGGGCGCCGGCGCGGTTGCCGAGGCGGCCGCTGCCGCCGGGATCACCCGCATGGTCCAGATGTCGGCGATCGGGGCCGATGCGGATTCACCCTCGCACTATGCCCGCTCCAAGGCGATCGGCGAGCGCCTGGTGCTCGCGGCGATCCCGCAGGCGGTCGTGCTGCGCCCCTCGATCGTGTTCGGCCCCGAGGACGATTTCTTCAATCGCTTCGCCGCGCTGGCACGGCTGTCGCCGGTCCTGCCGCTGATCGGCGGAGGGCATACACGCTTCCAGCCCGTCTATGTGGGCGATGTCGCCGAGGCGGCGGCACGGGCCCTCGAGGGCGAGGCCCAGCCGGGAGCCACCTATGAGCTCGGCGGACCGGAAATCCGCACCTTCAGGGAGATCATGGAGTACATCCTGGCCGAGATCGGTCGCAAGCGGCTGCTGATCCCCGTGCCGTTCGGGCTGGCCCGGCTGAAGGCACAGGTGTTGCAGCTGTTGCCGAAGCCGCTGCTGACGGTGGATCAGGTGCGCTTGCTCGAGCACGACAACATCGTCTCGCAGGCCGCCATCGCGGACGGACGGACACTCGCCGGTCTCGGCATCGCTCCGACGGCCATGGAGACCGTCGTGCCGACCTATCTCGGCCGTTACCGCCGGTCAGGCCAGTTCACCCAGCCGGGCACCCGGATGGTTTAG
- a CDS encoding alpha/beta hydrolase, giving the protein MSDAESFQIDIGEGEAARQIAVLRRAGTAPPLVWLGGFRSDMTGTKAAALDAWAARNGRSMIRFDYSGHGQSGGDFLEGTISRWLAESHAVVDAFCKDPPVLIGSSMGGYLAMLMALGRFAAGTPLAGLVLIAPAVDMTERLMWEQFDEATRSEILEKGVWTRPSAYDPEGYPITRGLIEDGRNYLIMDRATLQVGCPVHILHGREDPDVPLSLSLELVSRLAHDDVTLTIVHDGDHRLSREEDIALLLRVVGGMVEEVG; this is encoded by the coding sequence GTGTCGGACGCAGAGTCGTTCCAGATCGACATCGGCGAGGGTGAGGCGGCGCGGCAGATTGCAGTATTGCGCCGCGCCGGCACGGCGCCACCACTGGTCTGGCTCGGCGGTTTCCGCTCGGACATGACGGGCACCAAGGCGGCGGCGCTGGATGCCTGGGCGGCCCGGAACGGCCGCTCGATGATCCGGTTCGACTATTCCGGGCACGGACAGTCGGGCGGGGACTTCCTCGAGGGGACGATCAGCCGCTGGCTCGCCGAATCGCATGCGGTCGTCGATGCCTTCTGCAAGGATCCTCCCGTGCTGATCGGCTCCAGCATGGGTGGCTACCTTGCCATGCTGATGGCGCTCGGGCGGTTCGCGGCCGGCACGCCACTCGCCGGGCTCGTGCTGATCGCGCCGGCCGTCGACATGACCGAGCGGCTGATGTGGGAACAGTTCGACGAGGCGACCCGCAGCGAGATCCTCGAGAAGGGTGTGTGGACGCGCCCGTCCGCGTACGATCCTGAGGGCTATCCGATCACCCGGGGGCTGATCGAGGACGGCCGCAACTATCTGATCATGGACCGCGCCACGCTGCAGGTGGGCTGTCCGGTCCATATCCTGCATGGCCGCGAGGACCCGGACGTGCCGCTGTCGCTGTCACTCGAACTGGTCTCGCGCCTTGCCCATGATGACGTGACGCTGACCATCGTGCATGACGGCGATCACCGGCTGTCGCGCGAGGAGGACATTGCGCTGCTGCTCAGGGTGGTCGGCGGCATGGTCGAAGAGGTGGGCTGA
- a CDS encoding glutathione S-transferase family protein has product MLTLYHHPFCPFSRTVRIAFGEYGLNAEFVEERPWERRREFLIVNPAGSLPVMIDGDGAAICGVRPVLEYLDETRGAELDGRRLLPATPRERAEVRRLMDWFDLRFNAEVSDYLLTERIYKRFMTPEQGGGPPDSSAIRAGRANIRYHLHYIGWLAGRRNWLGGDDLSFADLAAAAHLSCIDYLGEVPWEEFEPAKAWYARVKSRPSFRPLLVDQIAGMTPSRTYVDLDF; this is encoded by the coding sequence ATGCTGACGCTGTATCATCACCCCTTCTGTCCGTTCTCGCGGACCGTACGCATCGCCTTCGGCGAATACGGGCTCAATGCCGAGTTCGTCGAGGAGCGCCCCTGGGAACGCCGCCGCGAATTTCTCATCGTCAATCCGGCCGGCTCGCTGCCGGTGATGATCGACGGTGACGGAGCAGCCATCTGCGGCGTGCGGCCGGTGCTCGAATATCTCGACGAGACTCGCGGCGCCGAGCTCGACGGTCGGCGGTTGCTGCCGGCGACGCCGCGTGAGCGCGCCGAGGTGCGGCGGCTGATGGACTGGTTCGATCTGCGCTTCAACGCGGAGGTCTCCGACTATCTGCTGACAGAGCGGATCTACAAGCGCTTCATGACACCGGAGCAGGGTGGCGGTCCTCCGGATTCCTCGGCGATCCGTGCCGGCCGTGCCAACATCCGCTATCATCTCCACTACATCGGTTGGCTGGCGGGGCGGCGCAACTGGCTCGGCGGCGACGATCTGTCCTTCGCCGACCTGGCCGCGGCGGCGCACCTGTCCTGCATCGACTATCTCGGCGAGGTGCCTTGGGAGGAGTTCGAGCCGGCAAAGGCCTGGTATGCCCGGGTGAAGTCGCGGCCGTCCTTCCGGCCGCTGCTGGTCGACCAGATTGCGGGGATGACGCCGTCGCGAACCTATGTCGATCTCGACTTCTGA
- a CDS encoding SDR family oxidoreductase — protein MSKLFVFGLGYSALTLARRLASRGWTIAGTVRGADKAAALAAEGIEAVTFDGTGPGSGVAAALAGADHVVVSIPPGEAGDPVLRFHRADLAREAGVVRWLGYLSTIGVYGNRDGGWITEEDETDPVSPRNARRVEAETDWLAFGSETGIPVMLFRIAGIYGPGRNALVSLANGTARRIVKPGQVFNRIHVEDIARVLEASMARPRAGGIYNLADDLPAPPQDVITYAAARLGIEPPPEVPFEAAEMTPMARSFYSSNRRASNARIKEELGVRLAYPDYRSGIDALFEAGEGRDPGGD, from the coding sequence ATGAGCAAGCTGTTCGTCTTCGGTCTGGGGTACTCGGCGCTGACGCTGGCACGGCGTCTCGCCTCGCGTGGCTGGACGATCGCCGGGACAGTGCGTGGCGCGGACAAGGCGGCCGCGCTTGCGGCCGAAGGTATCGAGGCGGTGACGTTCGACGGCACCGGACCGGGTTCCGGGGTCGCCGCCGCGCTTGCGGGAGCCGACCATGTGGTGGTGTCGATCCCTCCGGGCGAGGCGGGCGATCCGGTTCTTCGGTTCCACCGGGCCGATCTCGCGCGTGAGGCGGGCGTGGTCCGGTGGCTCGGATATCTCTCGACGATCGGCGTCTATGGCAACCGCGATGGAGGATGGATCACCGAGGAGGACGAGACCGATCCGGTGAGCCCGCGCAACGCGAGGCGGGTCGAGGCCGAAACCGACTGGCTCGCCTTCGGCAGCGAGACCGGCATCCCGGTGATGCTGTTCCGCATTGCCGGCATCTACGGACCCGGGCGCAATGCGCTGGTGTCGCTGGCCAACGGCACTGCGCGGCGCATCGTCAAGCCGGGGCAGGTGTTCAACCGCATCCATGTCGAGGACATCGCCAGGGTGCTCGAGGCCTCGATGGCGCGGCCCCGCGCCGGCGGAATCTACAACCTCGCCGACGATCTGCCGGCGCCGCCGCAGGACGTCATAACCTATGCGGCTGCCAGGCTTGGCATCGAGCCCCCGCCGGAGGTACCGTTCGAGGCGGCCGAGATGACGCCGATGGCACGCAGCTTCTACTCCTCCAACCGCCGTGCCTCCAATGCCCGGATAAAGGAGGAGCTTGGCGTGCGGCTCGCCTATCCCGACTACAGGTCGGGCATCGACGCGCTGTTCGAGGCGGGCGAGGGTCGGGATCCCGGCGGCGATTGA